GATCTGTACCTGATTCCTACGGCCGAAGTTCCGGTCACCAATCTCTATCGGGAGGAAATCATTCAGGATGCACTGCCCATTCTGCTCACCGCCTATACCCCCTGTTTCCGCAGAGAAGCCGGTGCGGCTGGCCGTGAGAACCGCGGACTAAACCGGTTACACCAATTTGATAAGGTGGAGATGGTTAAGTTTGTGGAGCCGGCCACCTCCTATGATGAGTTAGAATTGCTTTTGGCCAATGCGGAAGACATTCTGCAACGACTCAAACTGCCCTACCGCATCTGCGAACTATGCACAGGCGACCTGAGCTTCGCAGCGGCAAAATGCTACGACATCGAGTTATGGGCTCCGGGACAGGAAATCTGGCTGGAAGTGTCCTCCTGCAGTAATTTTGAAGATTTTCAAGCGCGACGCGCCAATATTCGCTATCGCGACAGCGACGGCAAACCGCAGTTTGTCCACACGTTAAATGGATCAGGCGTTGCACTGCCCCGCCTGATGGTCGCCATCATGGAAAATTATCAGCAGGAAGACGGCAGCATCCTCATTCCTGAAGTCATTCGCCCCTACATGGGCGGCATGGAACGTATTACGATTGCTTAACGAAAGAACTTATTTATGAACGAAAAAACACTGACAAAAAAAACACTGTATTCCGGCCGCATTCTGGATCTTGAAATTCAGGATATAGAAATGGAAAACGGCACCAAATCCATCAGAGAGCTCATCCGCCATGCCCCCGCCGTCGCCGTGCTATGCGAACTGCCCGACGGTCGTTTTGTCTTCGTGAAACAATTTCGAAAAGCCATCGAATCCGATATAGTGGAACTGGTCGCCGGCTTGTGCGAAAAAGATGAAAAACCCGCCGATGCGGCATGCAGGGAACTGATGGAAGAAACAGGTTACGAAGCGACAACGCTGATTCCACTAGGCACGGTGTACCCGTCGCCCGGATACACTGATGAATTGATTCATCTTTATTTTGCCACCTTGTCTGAAATACAGGGAAAGCAGGATCAGGACGATGACGAGCGAGTGGAAGTCGTTTATATGACGGAAGCAGAAATCGGACGGGCCATTGCACAGGCCACCATTCATGATGCAAAATTAATCGCGGCCTGGGGACAATACCTAGTAATGATCAAATACGCCGATGATACGGCCGCAACCTGTTCAACATGTGCTTGCCAGTGCGGTGCAGAATAACCATGCTTACAAACAGAATACGAGACCGTATTCTGTTTATAAAAAACAATATATGGTCTGTTAAAGCAGATCAGACTACGGGTGTGACCAGGCATATAGTTCGTGTTGTCCGTATTGTTCTCCTGCTTATTCGCGGTTATCGCGACGATGATATTTCATTGCAGGCTTCGGCCATCACATTTGCATCGGTGATGTCACTGATTCCGATTTTGGCTGTTGTCTTTTCGATTCTACAGGGCATTGGCGCGGGAACTGCTCAGGTAAACCGCCTTTTGACCTGGGTTTCCACCATGCCGCTTGAGTTTCAGGAACTGACACAAAAAATTGTGGACATTGCTCAGTCCACCAATTTCGCCGCACTGGGGGTTATCGGCGTATTGTCCCTGTTGCTTTTCGCAACCATGGTGCTGAACAATATCGAACGATCATTCAATTATATCTGGGGCATCCGCATCACGCGAAATTTCCTCAAACGAATGGTGAATTATATCTCCGTTATTGTGGTGTTCCCCATTCTCATTGCCTTATCCGGTACAGTGGCCGCCTTTATTAATAGCGAAATGGTCATGGATTCACTGGGTGCATTACGTGGATTCTATGTCTTTTCCCTGCGATTTCTGCCCTACTTTATGTCCGTTATTGCGTTCTTTCTGCTGTACACCGTTATACCCAATACCAGAGTACGTATTTCATCGGCGTTTGTGGGCAGCCTGGCGGCATCCGTGGCCATTCTTTCATGGCAGAAAGTGTATATTGCCTTTCAGGTGGGCGTGGCACGGCGCAATGCCATTTATGGGACCTTTGCGTCGGTTCCGATTTTCCTCACATGGTTATATATCAGCTGGGTCATCGTGCTGCTCGGTGCCAAGTTATGTTTTGCTATGCAGAATGAAGGCTCGATTCACCTAGATCGCAACGCCGAAAAAGCCAATCTAAAATCACGGCTGATTCTCGCACTAGCCGTTCTTGTGCGGGCCGGGCATGCCCTTCAGTCGGATGCAGTCCCCTTTGAGGAGACGACATTCGCTAATCTTCACGGCATTCCGATCCGTCTCCTTAATTCCATATGCAACCAGCTGAGTGCTGCCGGATGGATCTCTGAACTGGCTGATAAACCAGGAACCTTTTCTTTAATCAGGTCCCCGGATAATATCAAACTGGCAGACGTCTATGACAGCATTCTAAATCATGGATCCGCGCCAGATCAGCTTATACTCCATGAACTGGGTCAGTCCATCCAAGATGAAATGGAGCGATATGACCATTTTCTAAACGAAGCCTTTGACGGCCATACGTTGCAAACACTGATTAAATCATCCTTGAATCAGACAGAATAACACCTTCTACACTGATAACGACTTCGCGCACTTCGACAGAACGATGTGCTGCGGACAACGCCTTGCGAATCATGACGGACAACCCGCCACAACATGGCACCTGCATCCGAACAACATAAATGCGATCCAACGCGTTGGCATCAATAATCGCCGTTAATTTATCCACATATCCTTCTGTTAAATCACATTTAGGACAGGCCACCACCACCGCACGACCACGAATATATCGCCATTGAACATCCGGACAGGCTACGGTCGAACAGGTACTCAGCAGAACCATTTCTTTTTCTTTAAAAAATGGTGCCTGTACCGGTACCAAATGCAGTAAAACCGGCCACTGAGACAATTCGGATCGAATAACCTGCGGCATGGAATCCGACGGTACGGCGGTCTTTTCTGTCGCCGGCTCCAACATACGAGACTGTGTGCCCGGACAACCCGACGGAGGTGAAACAGCCTTTTTTACAGGAGCGGCGGTCTTTGCTAAATACACTTTTACCTGTTCTTCATCAAAGGCATCCGCATCACGTTCAATGATTTTTAACGCACCGGCTGGGCAGTCCCCGATACAGGCACCCAGTCCGTCGCAAAACTGTTCTTTGACCAATTTAGCCTTACCGTCAATAATCTGCAACGCCCCTTCGGCACACCCCGTTACACACTGTCCACATCCATTGCATTTTTCTTCGTCAATTTCGATTATTTTACGTTTCATGATCCTGTTCCTTATTTGCATTGAATTGGATCCCATCATGCATAAAATTACCCATGCTTCCTTGATCTCTATCAAGAAACGCAAAATTATCGCGAAAAAAGGAATTTTTTAATGAATTTATCGACGTTTATCGCCAACACCGATTTCTTTAACGGGCTACCAGAAGACTGCTGCCGGATGATTGCTGAACACGTATCGTTGCAGTCCATCGACAAAGGAACCATGCTCTTTTCCGAAGGCGAAGAAGGTCATATTATTTACATTCTTGCATCAGGGATGATTCGATTGAGCAAAATGACAGAAGATGGTGCGGAATCGGTGGTTCGCCTCATTAAGCCCGGAGACATGTTTGCAGAAGTCATTCTCTTTGAAAGCTCTCGCTATCCGGTTACAGCTACGGCCATCGCTCCGTCACAAGTCGCAGGAATCCATTGCAGTCATATACATGCGCTGTTGGAAAACAGGTCGTTCCGTACTCATTTTATCGCGCATTTATTCCGAAAACAGCGACAGCTCACCTCACGACTACAGGAACTGACGTCTCTCAATATTCGTGACCGTTTCTTCCTCTTTTTGCGATCTCATTTTGGGACGACCGACACCATGCATATAACACTCTCCAAAAAGGAAATGGCCGCAGCCATAGGTATTACTCCAGAAAGCTTTTCCCGTCTAATCAAACAGCTGAAAGAAGATCAGTTCATTAAATGGCAAGGTAAAGAATTAATCATTCTTTGCAATCCACTGTCCGACTGAGCTTGCCAAAATACTAACACAATACCTTAAGAAAAGATACCACCTGCTCTACTGTGACCACCTGAGGATTCGCAGACATACTATTGCCCATAGAGCGTGTTGCAATATCCTGAATAATATCCTCTTTTAAATATCGACTCTTCAAATCCACCGGGATACCGATACGGCGATTGAGCTTGCTGATGTACTTAATACCGTCAGCAATGGTGCCGGTATCAGGAGCCGGCTCATCCATCACTTTGGCCAGTACCGCAGTCATGTCGGCCTTGCATACATCTTTATTGAAATCCAGAACATAGGGAAGCAACATCCCGCATGCCGCTCCATGGGGCATGTCCAGCACAGCACCCAATGCAGCCGCCACCCCATGAACCATCCCCAATCCGGCATTACTTAAGCAAATACCGCTCACAAAACTGGCCAGTGATAAATAATCTCTGGCACCGCGATTTTCCGGATTATCACAGGCTTTCACAATGGCGCGAGCCAGCTTAGGTAACATATCAAAAGCAAGCTCTGTCGTTTCAGCGCGCTTTTTCAAAGACAAACAAGGCTCAATGAGCTGGGTCATCGTGTCCATCCCGCCGACAGCCGTAATTTTAGAGGGAACGTCTTTCGTTAAATAGGGATCTATAATCACCACATCCGCCATCATGCGGGCGTCTCGCATACTTTTTTTGTATTTCTTTACCGGATCGCAAACAACAGCATTGCAAGTCACTTCTGCTCCAGTGCCTGCGGTCGTTGGAACCAATATCAGCGGGAGCGGATCCCGCTCTAATGCCGGCCCAGCCCCCACCCCTTCGAGGTAATCCACCACGCGACCGGGATTAAGAGCCATCGCAGCCAAAACTTTAGCACAATCCATAACACTGCCTCCGCCCAGTCCGATGATAATATCCGGTTTGTGCTCACGCACTAAGTCTGTGCCTTGATCAATTATTTCTGTAGTAGGCTCACGATACACGCCAAAAAAAGGAATCATTTCCATGCGTAACGACCAACATACTGAATCAATGATCTCAGCCAGTCCCGAGCGTTTGGCTGAACGGCGACCAAAAACAACCACAGCCTTCTTACCACGCCACGGACACAACTGCTCCTTCAAAGATTTCTCCAGAATGCGCGAACCAAAAACAATAACCCCGGGAGCCAACAAGTGATTTGTCCGCAAACTCTGTATGATTTCTTCTGCATGCAATGCAATACCCGTGGCCATAGTTTTGCTCCTCATTTTTAAGTCTTTGTATTTCCGAATCCATTGCCATGTGCTGTGTTCCCACAATTTATCAACCTCGACAAATACTATTATCACAAGACGAAACGTCATCATAACAAATAACAACCCGATTGCAACACATATATCATTATTTAGACTGACTATATTTATATTTGTTGCCTATTCACATCTGACAATGCAGCACCGCCGTGTTAATCGCTTGCATATATTTGGAAGATTATGGATTAGTTCAATAGACAAATCTAATACACGTGACTTCGGATAATCAAAAAACCAGGAGGTTGTGGACTATGATGCAGCATCAATGGATCAGCAAAAATCACCTAAGATTAGCGCGTCTGCTACCGGGAATCATTACGTTGTTCAGTTGCGGGTGTTTCGGTGATGCGACAGTGCGTGACGTTCGAAACTTGACGAAACAGCGCACGAAAATCGTCTGGACTCAACAGGCTGAGGGCGATGCAAAAGATGTTTTCGGCCATGCGAGCCAGCTTGTTCTTATGGGATTCGATACTGGGGATAAAAAAGGGGTGCGAACAATCTGCGGACAGCTGTCCAATTATCGCCGACCGATGATGACGCCCGATGGTGAAGACGTGATTTATTCTGATGTGACAGATACCAACATTTACACAGTGGCATGGGAAGGAGGGCAACCCCGCATGCTGGCCAAGGGTCTTGCTTTGGATGTCTGGAAAGATCCGGCGACCGGGCGTTTCTGGGTTTATGCGGTGGAACACATGCTAAGCGATGTCAAAAAAAGCTCTGGCAATCTGTTTCGCTTTGCCATGGACGACCCGTCGATAACGGAAGTGGTGTGGGCCAACACGACCATCAGTCCGGATAATTTTCAGCTCTCATCTGACGGCCTGCGTGCCGGTGGTTTATTCCCATGGCCAGCGGCGGGTATATTAAATGTGAAAGAGAAGACACCTGCAATCTACGGCCGTGGTTGCTGGACAAGTATTGCACCGGATAATACCTATCTGCTTTGGATTTTCGACGGGGCACACCGAAATCTGACATTCCTTTCAGAAGATAAAAAACGGCGTTGGCAGGTTGATATCAGCAAAATTCCCGAGGGAGGCGGCTTTGAAGTCTATCATCCGCGCTGGAGCAATCATCGTCGTTACTTTGCGGTAACAGGTCCCTACAAAATGGGCACCGGAGAAAATCGCATTGGAAGCGGTGGCCAGGATGTCGAAATATTTCTGGGTCAGTTCAATGAGACGTTAACCGCGGTGGATCACTTTGTGCAAATTACGGATAATGAACGATTGGATATCACTCCGGATGTGTGGGTCGACGGTGCGGATTACGGAATGAATAAAAGCGACGGGCTGGATGTCACTACGGATGAGGTGGTTCCCAATACAGTGCAGACTCCACATCACGTCCGAGCTGTTCTGCGTTCAAAGTCGACTATTCCGTCGCTACAGGATATTGCCCCCTACAAGCAGGCACTGGTTGTATATCTTTATGACTTGGAAGAGGCGTTGCCCGGAATGCCGCAAACCAAAACGGTCGGTGTAGCTCACTGGGGCATACGCGACGGCTCAACGCAGCTGCTGACACGTCAAATTGGAGAGATCTATGACCTGACTATTGTGCCTTATGCTTCGCATCCCGAGTTGGAGGGAGAACGTGTGGTGATGGATTTTGATCAGGGAACCTGGCCACTGTACTACGAGATCGGTGCGAAGGAGTAAGTGGTTGCATACGAGCCATGTCGCGGTTTGAGATATATGGATTAATTCATGGTCTTTAGTTCGCATATTTTTATTTTCTATTTTCTGCCGCTGGCGCTACTGTTGTATTGGGCCATGCCTGCACGCGGGCGTAATGCTCTGCTGACCCTGCTGAGCTATCTTTTTTATGGATGGTCGAATCCCGCTTTTGTCGGGGTGATGCTGTTTTCCACGCTGGTTGATTATGCCGCAGGACTGGGCATAGGAGTCTCGCACGTCCAACATCTGCGAAGCCCGCTGGCGGCGCTGGATAAAGATGCACCCCGCACGCGCCGCCAAAAAAACTGGCTGTTGCTCAGTCTGGTTTCCAATCTGTCTCTGCTGGCTTTTTTCAAATACTTCAACTTTGCCACAGACAACCTGATCGCACTGACCGGAATGACCGGTGATGCGGCCAGTCAGCTGGATGCCGCGTTGCGGATTACCCTGCCCTTGGGAATCAGTTTCTACACGTTTCAATCCATGAGTTATACACTGGATGTTTATCGGGGTCATGCGGTGCCATTGAAAAACCTGATCGATTTTGCGTGTTATGTATCGATGTTTCCTCAGCTGGTGGCGGGACCGATTATTCGTTTCAGTGATGTGGCGTCGCAGCTGACACAGCGCACGTTGACCATGAATAAAACCGTGCGAGGGCTCGCTTTCTTCAGTGTCGGCCTGGCCAAAAAAGTCTTATTGGCCAATCCTTGCGGGAAAGTGGCCGATACTGTTTTTGATGCGGCGACCAGCAGTATGCTGGATGCGTGGTATGGAGCCGTGGCCTATGCCTTTCAGATCTATTTCGATTTTAGTGGATATTCGGATATGGCGGTGGGCTTGGGTTTGATGCTTGGTTTTATTTTTGCAAAGAATTTCGATGCGCCGTATCGCTCCGCTTCTATCACAGAATTCTGGCGACGCTGGCATATTTCATTGTCGTCCTGGCTCCGAGATTATTTATACATTCCTTTGGGTGGAAGTCGGAAATCTGCAATGCGAACCTATTTAAATGTGATGATCGTCATGCTTTTGGGCGGACTGTGGCATGGTGCGGCCTGGAATTTCATGGTCTGGGGAGGAATCCATGGACTGCTGCTTTCTCTGGAGCGCTTTCTTGGCAAAAAGAATATCTATGCGCGTAATCCACCTGGTGTAAAAATCGCGATGACGTTCATTTTGGTACTGTTTACATGGGTGGTTTTCCGTGCGGACAATTTATCTGCGGCGGTGGAATATTGGGGACGGATGCTGTATCTGGTCGATGGATCTTCAACCACAAGTCTGGTGAGCGAACTGATTTATAAACCCTATTATTTATGTGTTATGCTGATCAGCGGTCTGGTGGTCTGGATCGGCCCCGACGTCTGGGACTGGACACGCAAGCTCTACGTCTGGAAACTGCTGGTAATTTTTTTATTGTTTTGGAGTGCGGTCGCCATGCTCACATCTCAGTCTTATAATCCCTTTATCTACTTCATCTTTTAATCATGAATAAACAACCCAAGAAAATAAGCCGAGAAGAAGCGGCAATACAGGAAATGAACCGAACGCAGGTCGGGCGGTGGTACGCGCTGACATTTTTTCTGATCTTTATGATCTGCCTGTGCGCCGTTCCCGTCTGGCAAATGATTCGTGAGGTACGCAGCGGTTCTGATCAGCATCTTGTCCTTCCTGCGTGTTTTGATGTGTTTCACATAGTGAGTGAATCATGGGATCGCTATGAGCGGCAGACCAATTCGCCACTGCGCAGAATCTCTGATATGAATGTGTTTGTTCAAAAAAGACTGCGAGACTATGAGCAGCGCATGGAAGAGACGTCATTTTTGACCGAATACGTGCTGCCCCGTGTTCAATGGGCTCTGACGGCGTGGGGAGGCGTTGGAAATGAAAAAGTGCTTACGGGCCGCGATCAATGGTTGTTTTATGGACCGGATGTTCATTTTCTCACCGATAAAGGATTTCTTGATCCCGAGGTGCAACGCCGTCGCCGCCGTTCGGCAAAGGCATGGGAAACACCTCCTCAACCAGATCCTATGCCGGCTATTCTGGATTTCAAAAACCAGCTGGCGGCCCGAGGTATTGAACTGATTTTATTACCTATACCGATCAAGACGACATGGGAATCGCGACATTATGATGGCATTAATCGAACAAATGATGCGTTGCCCGAAAATCCGTCCACCCGTGATTTTTTCCGCCGTCTGGACGCCGCGAAAGTAGAATACGTAGATGTATCGCGCTTATTTTCCGATCAACGCAAAACCAACCAGCCCTCGTTATATTTGCGATCCGATACCCATTGGCGTCCTGAATGCATGCAGCAGGTGGCGCTTCATCTGTCGTCTCTGCTGAAGAAAAAAGGGTATCTCGCGAAGCAGCATACCGAGGCGTTTAAAAGCCAGAGCGCCTTTGAATCATCTGCCGGCGACATCGCCGCCATGCTGATACTGCCACCACAGTCACAGATCCGGCCATCAAAAGAACGGGTGCCCGTGCGTCGTATCAATGATGTCGATGGATCCCCTTGGCAGGCCGAGCCGCACGCGGAGGTATTATTGCTGGGAGACAGCTTTTCGAATATCTATTCGCTGCCGTCGCTGGGATGGGGCCACCATGCCGGACTCGCGGAGCAGCTGAGTTTTGAACTTCAGCACCCTGTTGACCGTATGGTACAAAATGACGATTCGGCCTATGCCACAAGACAACTGCTGGCCAATGAATGGCAACGAAATCCGCCACGCCTAACTCATAAAAAAGTAGTCATCTGGCAATTTTCCATGCGCGAACTGATGTATGGCGACTGGAAGCAAATCACGTTATGACGCAGAGTCCAAAAAAAGAATAAATAAAAACTTCGTGAAACGGTTTATGTATCCAACCTGATTATGAGCATATAATTAGGTTTGTTTTCGGCCAACAATGCTGTTTCTTTGATATCTATTTTGTTTTCAAAAACAATATTCGCGAGCTCACTCAACTCTTTTTTTGAGATAAGGCTGACATTCTTATCCCCTGTTATACAACGATCGCTCAAATAGCTCAGAACGGAAACAACATACCCCGGTTCAATATCTTTAATGATTAAGAGCGGCTCACGATCCTTTACGCCAAGTATATACGACCGAATATCGTGAAGAAAACGAACCCGTTCCCTGGACTCGATATGATGCATAACATCACTCATTATCAGGCATGCGGGCCGAGTTTCATCATTTTTGCATGACGCGGTATAGTCCTCCATGCTCACGCCGGGAAGCAGAGTAATACGGGGTAATAAATCGTCTTGAATGGCACTTCCGATATTTTCACTTATATCAATCAAGGTAATACGGATATCCTCGCGCAGTAATAGCAAATGATTGAGCACCGCGCCATCGCCGCCACCAACGTCGAGCACATGCGCATCAGGCGGGATGATAGCCGCTAATTGAGCAGCGACTTTTTCCAAATCTACGAATATGCGTCTATAGTATTTTAAAACGACAAAAAAATTCTTTCCTAACACTTTTCGCACCATCAGACCAATGCTCATGCTATTCCCTTTCTCATAAAATAATTAAACACGTCCGTTACAAAACGCTTGCGACGCGTCATGCATCATTTCTTTTTCATACCTAGAATACTGACGAAAAATCCGGAGAGAATCGTTTGAATTCCCAGGGCTGTCAGTGTTGTTCCCGTAATGGCCCACGGCATTGTCACTGCGTACTCCAGAGCATCATAGTTGGCCGCCGACCAATGAAAAAAGACGTATCCCATAAGACCCATCCCAATTAAAAAAGTCAGCAAGCCGGTGGCTATACCTCGTTCCAGCGAAACCATACTAAAAAATTGAGTGAGCCATTTGCTCTCGGGTAAGAATCGATTGTTGACAGCAAATGTTTTGGAAAATATGGCAAACAGAACGGCCTGGTATCCACAAAGAATACTGATGCTGGAGAATAGCAATGTATGTGACTTAAACGCCAGCTGGCCAAATTGTGCGCCCGTGACACTCAAAACATAGCCGAGCAACCCCAACACAACCAAGGCAATGCCGGGAACCATATAAAGCCATGTAGGGCTCAGCATCAGAAAATATCGCAATGTTCTCCGACCATCGCGCATGGTATTCAAATGAGGGGGATGACATACGCGTCCATCCTGATGCAGCGTGATAGGTATTTCTGCGATTCGTCCCCCCTTCAAACTGGATTTTATAATCATTTCCGTTGCGAATTCCATGCCCGTGCAATGCTGCTCCAATTTCGTATAAAACGCCTTGGAAAAACCTCTCATTCCACAATAAATATCGGTAATGGGCACGTGGAACCACCAGCGGGCAATGAAGGAAAACAATGGATTTCCTATGAAACGATGCGTCCACGGCATCGCCCCTTTCGCCACAACTCCGCCACCTTTGGGCAGTCGACAACCCTGAACCAAGTCATATCCTTCGCGCAACTTAGCGACAAAATTGGGTATTTCAGTAAAATCATAGCTGTCGTCCGCATCGCCCATGATCACGTATTTTGACTAAGCGGCCTCAATACCCGCCATCAAAGCATTCCCGTATCCCTTTTCCTTTACATCAATTAATCTTGCCCCCATATCTTTGGCTATTTTCCTAGATGCATCGGTACTTCCGTTATCGGCGACAATAATTTCACCGTGAATATTGGCTTTGGCAAAAGCCTTTTGTGCTTTTTCGATACATACAGCCAATGTGTCCTCTTCATTAAGACATGGGATTACAATCGATACTTCAGTCTGCATACTTCACTCCTTTTTTTGTAAGTTCTCTTTTTGGGGATAATCATTCATTGAACATAAAACCCGCGCTGGCACTGATGACAGGCGAGCATAGTCGTGAACCAGAGGTTGGCAAATCGGCATATTTGCAAAATCGTACGGTTGTCGCTTTCGTCAGCCATCTTCTGACCTTTTTTTTGTTGAAAACCAACAGTAACAGCAATGCAAGGGTATTGAAAAACAACGATGCCACAGCGATTTGCATGGAAACGGCATGATAACGATGAACAAAAAGCAAGAATCCCGCACTACACAGAATCTGCGGAGTCAATTCTTTGAAACGGCGCTGAGCGAGAAAATATTGCATCGATAAATTGAGAAGTGCTGAGGCTCCCATAGCACAGGACAAAACAGCAAGCAGATTTTTAAGGTGCGGCGATGGATGTTTAATGCCGAATAATATTCGCGTCAACAAATCGGAACAAGCCAAACCGGCCACGATGGCTAAAATCACAAACAACGCAGTCCACTGAAAGGATCGAATAAATACCTGTCGCTGTTCACGTGTTCCTCGTCCATCAGATGCAACTTTGGGGAACATGGCGATAACGATCGAACCGGGTAATAAAACAATCATTCTTCCAAAGGTGGCCGCATAGGAAAAGACATGGTCATCAGGAATATAATGATTAACCAATACCACATCGGCCATCATGAGAATAGCGTAGGCCACCTGAAAAACGAAACTCTGCAAGAGACAATACCGTATGCTAGGTACATCGCTTTTACCGCTAGACTCCGTTTTAAACTTGCGCATCAATCCGGCGAAAAGAACGGTGACAGCCGCATATAGTCCTAGTCCATATCCAAGCATTGCCAGACCACAAACGGGAAAAATAAACCAGACAAGTCCAGCACCAAAGACCACGCGGACAACGACCCCGACGACACCAGAAACAACACACCACAAAAAAAGCTGTACGCCCTGCCCCACACCATCAAGAACAGCGCCAAGAAAAAGTGCCGGAATGACGGCGGCAAATAACCATACAGAATCCATACGATCTACATGCATATAGGAAGCAATGGCTACATGAAAAATAATGACAAGAACACTGGCGAAAACCGCAACCAATCCCATTATCAAAAGCCATTTACGCAACAGTCGCCTGACATCTCCCAAACGGCCAGCCATCGCTAGCAGACTGCTGTAATGGCTTAGAGCGGTGGTGAACGCCGTCAGCGGACGCTGAACAATCATAATGACACTCAGCGCAGCGACAAACAGCGCATATTCTTCGCTTGGCAGTGCCCGGCTTACAAGCATCTGAAAAAGAAAACTGAGCACATTGCTCACAGTCATACCTACAAACAACAGACAGGCATGCCGGGCTAATTCATCGGATAAGCAACGAATCCGCGCAGTGTTCATCACCCCCATAAAGAAAGCGCATGATTTGTTGACGGCCCCCATAATCATTGCTGCCCACGGTCCAGGACATCATCGAGCGTGAGATGCGCATCCTTAAGCATGCTTGAATCATAGGGACTCCATAGCATACGAGTTATTTCACATGACCAGTCATTCGTTCCAGCCACGCGCAAAAGCAGATACACATCGCCCTGACCACCCTCAGTATCGACGATATTGGTCGTTTGCCAGTATCCATTTTCCA
The window above is part of the Spartobacteria bacterium genome. Proteins encoded here:
- a CDS encoding class I SAM-dependent methyltransferase, encoding MSIGLMVRKVLGKNFFVVLKYYRRIFVDLEKVAAQLAAIIPPDAHVLDVGGGDGAVLNHLLLLREDIRITLIDISENIGSAIQDDLLPRITLLPGVSMEDYTASCKNDETRPACLIMSDVMHHIESRERVRFLHDIRSYILGVKDREPLLIIKDIEPGYVVSVLSYLSDRCITGDKNVSLISKKELSELANIVFENKIDIKETALLAENKPNYMLIIRLDT
- a CDS encoding NUDIX hydrolase gives rise to the protein MNEKTLTKKTLYSGRILDLEIQDIEMENGTKSIRELIRHAPAVAVLCELPDGRFVFVKQFRKAIESDIVELVAGLCEKDEKPADAACRELMEETGYEATTLIPLGTVYPSPGYTDELIHLYFATLSEIQGKQDQDDDERVEVVYMTEAEIGRAIAQATIHDAKLIAAWGQYLVMIKYADDTAATCSTCACQCGAE
- a CDS encoding 4Fe-4S dicluster domain-containing protein codes for the protein MKRKIIEIDEEKCNGCGQCVTGCAEGALQIIDGKAKLVKEQFCDGLGACIGDCPAGALKIIERDADAFDEEQVKVYLAKTAAPVKKAVSPPSGCPGTQSRMLEPATEKTAVPSDSMPQVIRSELSQWPVLLHLVPVQAPFFKEKEMVLLSTCSTVACPDVQWRYIRGRAVVVACPKCDLTEGYVDKLTAIIDANALDRIYVVRMQVPCCGGLSVMIRKALSAAHRSVEVREVVISVEGVILSDSRMI
- a CDS encoding YihY family inner membrane protein; this encodes MCLPVRCRITMLTNRIRDRILFIKNNIWSVKADQTTGVTRHIVRVVRIVLLLIRGYRDDDISLQASAITFASVMSLIPILAVVFSILQGIGAGTAQVNRLLTWVSTMPLEFQELTQKIVDIAQSTNFAALGVIGVLSLLLFATMVLNNIERSFNYIWGIRITRNFLKRMVNYISVIVVFPILIALSGTVAAFINSEMVMDSLGALRGFYVFSLRFLPYFMSVIAFFLLYTVIPNTRVRISSAFVGSLAASVAILSWQKVYIAFQVGVARRNAIYGTFASVPIFLTWLYISWVIVLLGAKLCFAMQNEGSIHLDRNAEKANLKSRLILALAVLVRAGHALQSDAVPFEETTFANLHGIPIRLLNSICNQLSAAGWISELADKPGTFSLIRSPDNIKLADVYDSILNHGSAPDQLILHELGQSIQDEMERYDHFLNEAFDGHTLQTLIKSSLNQTE
- a CDS encoding iron-containing alcohol dehydrogenase; amino-acid sequence: MMTFRLVIIVFVEVDKLWEHSTWQWIRKYKDLKMRSKTMATGIALHAEEIIQSLRTNHLLAPGVIVFGSRILEKSLKEQLCPWRGKKAVVVFGRRSAKRSGLAEIIDSVCWSLRMEMIPFFGVYREPTTEIIDQGTDLVREHKPDIIIGLGGGSVMDCAKVLAAMALNPGRVVDYLEGVGAGPALERDPLPLILVPTTAGTGAEVTCNAVVCDPVKKYKKSMRDARMMADVVIIDPYLTKDVPSKITAVGGMDTMTQLIEPCLSLKKRAETTELAFDMLPKLARAIVKACDNPENRGARDYLSLASFVSGICLSNAGLGMVHGVAAALGAVLDMPHGAACGMLLPYVLDFNKDVCKADMTAVLAKVMDEPAPDTGTIADGIKYISKLNRRIGIPVDLKSRYLKEDIIQDIATRSMGNSMSANPQVVTVEQVVSFLKVLC
- a CDS encoding Crp/Fnr family transcriptional regulator, whose translation is MNLSTFIANTDFFNGLPEDCCRMIAEHVSLQSIDKGTMLFSEGEEGHIIYILASGMIRLSKMTEDGAESVVRLIKPGDMFAEVILFESSRYPVTATAIAPSQVAGIHCSHIHALLENRSFRTHFIAHLFRKQRQLTSRLQELTSLNIRDRFFLFLRSHFGTTDTMHITLSKKEMAAAIGITPESFSRLIKQLKEDQFIKWQGKELIILCNPLSD
- a CDS encoding MBOAT family protein encodes the protein MVFSSHIFIFYFLPLALLLYWAMPARGRNALLTLLSYLFYGWSNPAFVGVMLFSTLVDYAAGLGIGVSHVQHLRSPLAALDKDAPRTRRQKNWLLLSLVSNLSLLAFFKYFNFATDNLIALTGMTGDAASQLDAALRITLPLGISFYTFQSMSYTLDVYRGHAVPLKNLIDFACYVSMFPQLVAGPIIRFSDVASQLTQRTLTMNKTVRGLAFFSVGLAKKVLLANPCGKVADTVFDAATSSMLDAWYGAVAYAFQIYFDFSGYSDMAVGLGLMLGFIFAKNFDAPYRSASITEFWRRWHISLSSWLRDYLYIPLGGSRKSAMRTYLNVMIVMLLGGLWHGAAWNFMVWGGIHGLLLSLERFLGKKNIYARNPPGVKIAMTFILVLFTWVVFRADNLSAAVEYWGRMLYLVDGSSTTSLVSELIYKPYYLCVMLISGLVVWIGPDVWDWTRKLYVWKLLVIFLLFWSAVAMLTSQSYNPFIYFIF